One Phaseolus vulgaris cultivar G19833 chromosome 2, P. vulgaris v2.0, whole genome shotgun sequence DNA window includes the following coding sequences:
- the LOC137810714 gene encoding uncharacterized protein: protein MAASSLSLTSPFHFRKTHNRISPFNAHPLIQKGRESLKSNFSFSTLHGSPHFRPSIAISPSPLTQTRASSDECFDPADEAERLLLSGEKPVKFAFWVIFWASLSLAWFAVSKDANAAVDSIKASGFGLNIANSLRKLGWPDGVVVFTLATLPVLELRGAIPVGYWMQLNPTTLTILSILGNMVPVPFIVLYLKRFASFLAARSSYVSRLLDMLFENAKEKAGPVEEFQWLGLMLFVAVPFPGTGAWTGAFIAAILDMPFWAAVSANFFGVVFAGLLVNLIVNLGLKYAIITGIILFFVSTFMWSILRNLKKGLNPSN from the exons ATGGCTGCCTCATCTTTGTCGCTAACATCCCCATTCCATTTCAGAAAAACCCACAACAGGATTTCACCTTTCAATGCTCATCCTCTCATTCAAAAGGGCAGAGAATCTCTTAAATCAAACTTCTCATTTTCAACCCTTCACGGTTCCCCCCATTTCAGACCTTCTATTGCAATTTCCCCTTCTCCACTGACCCAAACAAGAGCTTCTTCTGATGAATGCTTTGACCCTGCTGATGAAGCCGAAAGGTTGCTGCTTTCTGGGGAAAAGCCAGTTAAATTCGCCTTCTGGGTCATATTTTGGGCCTCTTTGTCCCTGGCTTGGTTTGCAGTTTCCAAGGATGCTAATGCTGCGGTTGACTCCATCAAAGCCTCTGGCTTTGGCTTGAACATTGCCAATTCGTTGAGGAAATTGGGTTGGCCTGATGGGGTTGTGGTCTTCACCCTTGCTACTCTTCCTGTGCTTGAGCTTCGTGGGGCTATTCCTGTTGGTTACTGGATGCAACTCAACCCCACAACTTTAACAATCTTGTCCATTCTCGG GAACATGGTCCCTGTGCCATTCATTGTACTCTACCTTAAGAGATTTGCCTCTTTCCTCGCTGCGAGGAGCTCTTATGTGTCGCGGTTGCTTGACATGCTGTTTGAGAATGCCAAAGAGAAGGCTGGTCCAGTGGAGGAGTTTCAGTGGCTAGGTCTGATGCTGTTTGTGGCTGTTCCTTTTCCTGGAACAGGAGCATGGACTGGAGCGTTTATAGCAGCCATTCTTGATATGCCATTTTGGGCTGCTGTATCTGCTAATTTCTTTGGTGTGGTGTTTGCTGGGCTGCTAGTAAATTTGATAGTGAACCTTGGTCTGAAGTATGCTATCATTACTGGTATCATCCTTTTCTTTGTTTCCACATTCATGTGGAGCATCCTTAGAAATCTTAAAAAAGGTTTGAACCCATCAAATTGA